One window of the Streptomyces sp. NBC_00654 genome contains the following:
- a CDS encoding ABC transporter permease, whose amino-acid sequence MPAPESTAFAAGLDTLEAQRVPAARRWPRRTAAQAAPPLLAVTLVLALWQAACLLGFSDTLPAPAEVADDLGAAWRAGTLLPALGHSLARCLFGFMASAVIGTLLGLLLARVGPLRTTVGPVLGALQSLPAAALVPVAVIALGESESAVYAVVLLGAVPSIAVGILSAVRQIPPQLLRAARTMGATGRATATHILLPAALPGCVVALKQGWTFGWRALMTAELITSTQLPGIGRMLDEGRNQHDFSLVLAAVVLILALGTAIDVGVFGPLERRVLSHRGLAPDTMSA is encoded by the coding sequence ATGCCCGCACCTGAATCCACTGCCTTCGCGGCGGGCCTCGACACCCTGGAGGCGCAGCGGGTGCCCGCGGCACGGAGGTGGCCCCGTCGCACCGCTGCCCAGGCCGCGCCACCGCTGCTGGCCGTCACCCTGGTCCTGGCGCTCTGGCAGGCGGCCTGCCTTCTCGGCTTCTCCGACACCCTTCCGGCGCCGGCCGAGGTGGCTGACGACCTCGGCGCCGCCTGGAGAGCAGGCACGCTGCTGCCCGCTCTCGGCCATAGCCTGGCGCGCTGCTTGTTCGGTTTCATGGCGTCGGCGGTGATCGGCACCCTGCTTGGATTGCTGCTGGCGCGTGTCGGACCACTGCGCACCACGGTCGGCCCGGTCCTCGGAGCCCTGCAGTCGCTCCCCGCAGCGGCGCTGGTGCCGGTCGCCGTGATAGCGCTGGGAGAGTCCGAGTCTGCGGTGTACGCGGTAGTGCTCCTGGGCGCCGTACCTTCGATCGCCGTCGGCATACTGTCGGCCGTGCGGCAGATCCCACCACAACTGCTCCGCGCCGCGCGCACGATGGGCGCCACCGGGCGCGCCACCGCGACCCATATCCTGCTGCCTGCCGCCCTGCCCGGCTGCGTCGTGGCATTGAAGCAGGGGTGGACCTTCGGCTGGCGTGCGCTGATGACCGCCGAACTGATCACCTCGACCCAGCTGCCCGGGATCGGCCGCATGCTCGACGAGGGCCGCAACCAGCATGACTTCAGCCTCGTACTGGCCGCGGTGGTACTGATCCTGGCGCTGGGCACCGCGATCGACGTGGGCGTCTTCGGCCCGCTGGAGCGCCGGGTGCTGAGCCACCGCGGGCTGGCTCCGGACACGATGTCGGCTTGA
- a CDS encoding ABC transporter ATP-binding protein: protein MTSAEVHLEQVSKVYDDSPVLQNIDLHLAPGEFTCLLGASGCGKSTLLNLVAGLELPTHGTVLAPGRPALMFQDHALFPWLTAGRNVELALRFAGVDRSAWRTRAAELLRMVHLSEAYDKPIHQLSGGMRQRVALARALAQESRVLLMDEPFAALDAITRDLLHGELTRIWEERKLTVLFVTHNVREAVRLGGRVILLSSRPGRIARSWEVDIPHPRRIEDADVTTLTREITASLHQEIIRHART, encoded by the coding sequence GTGACGTCGGCGGAGGTCCACCTGGAGCAGGTGTCGAAGGTCTACGACGACAGCCCGGTCCTCCAGAACATCGATCTGCACCTGGCGCCGGGCGAGTTCACCTGCTTGCTCGGTGCCTCGGGCTGCGGGAAGTCAACGCTGCTGAACCTGGTGGCCGGCCTCGAGCTGCCCACGCACGGCACGGTGCTCGCGCCCGGCCGTCCCGCGCTGATGTTCCAGGACCACGCGCTGTTCCCCTGGCTGACCGCCGGGCGCAACGTCGAACTCGCCTTGCGCTTCGCCGGTGTGGATCGCAGTGCGTGGCGCACCCGGGCGGCCGAGCTGCTGCGGATGGTCCACCTCTCGGAGGCCTACGACAAGCCGATTCACCAGCTCTCCGGCGGTATGCGCCAACGCGTCGCTCTGGCCCGCGCCCTGGCCCAGGAAAGCAGGGTGCTGCTCATGGACGAGCCGTTCGCCGCCCTCGATGCCATCACCCGCGACCTGCTGCACGGGGAGCTGACCCGCATCTGGGAGGAACGGAAGCTCACGGTGCTGTTCGTTACGCACAACGTCCGCGAAGCGGTGCGTCTCGGCGGGCGGGTGATCCTGCTCTCTTCTCGCCCCGGTCGTATCGCCCGCTCCTGGGAAGTGGACATCCCGCATCCGCGCCGGATCGAGGACGCCGACGTCACCACCCTGACCCGGGAGATCACCGCAAGCCTGCACCAGGAGATCATCCGCCATGCCCGCACCTGA